In one window of Tripterygium wilfordii isolate XIE 37 chromosome 1, ASM1340144v1, whole genome shotgun sequence DNA:
- the LOC120001771 gene encoding UPF0725 protein At4g29550-like yields MASLCTEGRESRLENQSPPDKRPRIESGDGCNKSVCDGGSDDKIPEYDDDDDDMEMPEDVCKEYARQVEESEGFEVDDFSQYSMFNMVTRLEINDYFRNLATPFAELAIKQFNEKENTNFVFVRLLILTSMVVRGVDLYITFEAKDADGQIKTFQALVLLAPGKEEDELKFCRLKPSHTKNQGTTENEQVGKASLCC; encoded by the exons ATGGCGAGCCTCTGCACGGAAGGACGGGAGTCGAGATTGGAGAATCAATCTCCGCCCGACAAAAGGCCTAGAATCGAATCCGGAGACGGTTGCAACAAATCTGTTTGTGATGGTGGATCCGATGACAAAATACCTGAATACGATGATGACGATGACGATATGGAGATGCCCGAAGACGTATGTAAAGAGTATGCTAGACAGGTTGAGGAGAGCGAG GGTTTTGAGGTCGATGACTTCAGTCAGTACTCTATGTTTAATATGGTTACACGTCTGGAAATTAATGACTATTTTCGCAATTTAGCCACTCCTTTCGCAGAGTTGGCGATAAAGCAGTTCAACGAGAAAGAG AATACGAATTTTGTGTTTGTGAGGCTCTTGATTCTAACCTCAATGGTTGTCCGTGGTGTCGACTTGTATATTACCTTTGAGGCAAAGGATGCTGATGGTCAAATTAAAACCTTCCAAGCTCTAGTGTTGTTAGCGCCCGGAAAAGAGGAAGACGAGTTGAAATTTTGCAGGCTGAAACCCTCACACACCAAAAATCAag GTACTACTGAGAATGAACAGGTTGGCAAGGCATCACTTTGTTGCTGA